The Zalophus californianus isolate mZalCal1 chromosome 7, mZalCal1.pri.v2, whole genome shotgun sequence genome includes a region encoding these proteins:
- the LOC113928034 gene encoding olfactory receptor 2G6-like: MQYKTMESPFLHRQSTRERVNDSAFSRFLLLGFSNRPQLETPLFIVILIVYFLSFLGNGMIILLSQMDTCLHTPMYFFLSNPSFMDLCLTTCTVPQMLANLKERDKTITYGGCVTQLLIALGLVVMECVLLAVMAYDRSIAVCCPLHYLAIMHLHLCLQRVLTAWLTGFRNSVLQTALTMTLPLCGRNQVDHLFCEVPVMLKLACANTSINEPELFMVSVFFLMVPLSLILVSYGHITQAVLKLKLAQGRRKAFGTYGSHLMVVVIFFGTLISMYLQPPSSYSQNMNKSNVLFYTLVTPQLNPIIYTLGNKEVKGALRRLLRATADLRGN, encoded by the coding sequence ATGCAGTATAAAACAATGGAGTCCCCCTTCTTGCACAGGCAGAGCACAAGGGAAAGAGTGAATGACAGCGCCTTCTCAAGGTTCCTTCTCCTAGGCTTCTCCAACAGGCCTCAGCTGGAGACGCCTCTCTTTATAGTCATCCTGATCGTCTACTTCTTGAGCTTTCTTGGCAATGGCATGATTATACTTCTGTCGCAGATGGACACTTGCCTGCACACCCCCatgtatttcttcctctccaacccCTCTTTCATGGATCTTTGTCTGACCACCTGCACCGTCCCTCAGATGCTGGCCAACCTCAAGGAGCGGGACAAGACCATCACCTATGGTGGCTGTGTGACCCAGCTCCTCATCGCCCTGGGGCTCGTGGTCATGGAGTGTGTGCTCCTGGCCGTCATGGCCTATGACCGCTCCATTGCTGTGTGTTGCCCACTGCACTACCTCGCCATCATGCACCTGCATCTTTGCCTGCAGAGGGTGCTAACTGCTTGGCTCACAGGGTTCCGCAACTCCGTGCTACAGACGGCCCTGACCATGACTCTTCCCCTGTGTGGGAGAAACCAGGTGGACCATCTCTTCTGTGAAGTTCCCGTGATGCTGAAGCTGGCCTGTGCCAACACCTCCATCAACGAGCCTGAACTCTTCATGGTCAGTGTCTTCTTCCTCATGGTGCCCCTGTCGCTCATCTTAGTGTCCTATGGCCACATCACCCAGGCCGTTCTGAAGCTAAAGTTGGCCCAGGGGAGGCGGAAGGCCTTCGGAACCTATGGTTCCCACCTGATGGTGGTGGTCATCTTCTTTGGCACACTCATCTCCATGtacctccagcctccctccagtTATTCGCAGAATATGAACAAAAGCAATGTGCTGTTCTACACTCTGGTGACTCCCCAGCTGAATCCCATCATTTACACTCTGGGGAACAAGGAGGTCAAGGGGGCACTGAGGAGACTGCTGAGGGCAACTGCAGACTTGAGAGGGAACTAA